From the genome of Sporomusa sphaeroides DSM 2875:
GCTGCCGTGCAGCTGCTGGAAGTGCGCCTGGCACGCGGGATGGGCGGCAAGGCGGTAGTATCGGTTACTGGTGAGATTGGCGCGGTGACAGCGGCTGTCCGGGCTGGCAGCAATGCGATTGCTCACACTGGTTTCCTGGTAGATCAGCTGGTTATTGCGGCGCCGCACCCAGGGCTTCATCAAGCCTTATTTTAGATAACCTGAATAACGAACAAAGGAGGTATATTATGTCGACTCCATATTTCGGTGAATTTATGGGTGTAGCTGTTTTGTGTTTTCTTGGCAATGGGGTTGTGGCCAGCTCGCTGCTAAAACTGTCAAAGGCAGAAGGCTCAGGCTGGTTTAATATCATTACCGGCTGGATGGTTGCTGTTGGCATGGGGGTGTATGTTGCCATTGCCTGCGGTGCACCCCAGGCCGATATTAACCCGGCAGTAACCTTTGCCAAATTGCTTAATGGGGTATACGCCGCTCCGGAAGCGCTTATTATTATGGTGGCCCAGGTTGCCGGCGGCATTCTTGGCGGTTGTCTTACTTATTTGTTTTTCCGGGGTCACTGGGAGCTTACTGAAGATCCGGGGATTAAGCTTGCCGTCTTCAGCACCGGTCCGGCAATCCGCAATTATGGTCAAAATCTGCTGTGTGAAATTATGGCGACATTTATGCTGGTCTTTGTAATTTTTGCGATGTTCTCCAAGCCCGTAGGCGGGATGGCTCCGGGCTTTGGCCCGTTCATGGTCGCTGTTTTGGTGTGGGGCCTGGGGTCCAGCTTAGGGGGTACTACCGGTTATGCTATGAATCCGGCCCGTGATTTGGGACCAAGAATTGCCCATGCTCTTTGCCCGATTCCCGGCAAAGGCGCTTCTGACTGGGCGTATTCCTGGGTGCCGGTAGTCGGACCGTTTATTGGCGGTGGTATAGCGTTTGCCGTCGCCAAAAGTGCCGGCATTCTCTAAACAAGTAACCTGCCATTGGCTCCAGGCTGGCTGCTTTGGCAGGAATTTCATACATAAAGAAAATACAGATTGCACCGGGCCCTTGGCAGGCGGTGCAAGCCGATAAAAAAGACAATGCTAAATTGATTTAGCATTGTCTTTTTTTGCGCTGTCTCTGTGATTACTTAATGACTGTCACAGCTATGCCCATGTTCGTGGTCACAGGTATTGTCGGTGCTGACAAGTTCGCCCCGAAGGTAAAGCGCAACCAGGTTTGCCGGTGTGTCCACAGGCGCGCCGCAGGCGAC
Proteins encoded in this window:
- a CDS encoding MIP/aquaporin family protein codes for the protein MSTPYFGEFMGVAVLCFLGNGVVASSLLKLSKAEGSGWFNIITGWMVAVGMGVYVAIACGAPQADINPAVTFAKLLNGVYAAPEALIIMVAQVAGGILGGCLTYLFFRGHWELTEDPGIKLAVFSTGPAIRNYGQNLLCEIMATFMLVFVIFAMFSKPVGGMAPGFGPFMVAVLVWGLGSSLGGTTGYAMNPARDLGPRIAHALCPIPGKGASDWAYSWVPVVGPFIGGGIAFAVAKSAGIL